From Oceanococcus atlanticus, a single genomic window includes:
- a CDS encoding WD40/YVTN/BNR-like repeat-containing protein, with protein MMWNHKSVRSFSGALAFLLASASIAESPMNPQDAEVYPMARDSLLLDVTDTGNGLIAVGVRGHILRSQDGERWEQIVAPVNRLLTAVSFADEKQGWAVGHDASILHTTDGGASWELQHFDPDGLGPLLDVYFENAQRGYAIGAFGTFLGTTDGGKTWTAVDAPAVADAAVHLYAITRAPSGRYLMVGEMGSIFATDEEGQWVQLDSPYDGSFYDVQALGEKGVLAVGMRGNAYVTNELGVADWRRIESDTLLGLTSITPVSSKRMLITGLNRSMWVLDAPGRMTQIRVYDPESSNTGSLNAAVVRDGQVYLAGDRGIHVMPLPAEDLASVSQQ; from the coding sequence ATGATGTGGAATCACAAGAGTGTGCGTTCATTCAGTGGCGCGCTGGCATTTCTGCTGGCCTCGGCAAGCATTGCCGAATCGCCGATGAACCCGCAGGATGCCGAGGTCTATCCGATGGCCCGGGACAGCCTGTTGCTGGACGTCACCGACACCGGCAATGGTTTGATTGCGGTGGGCGTGCGCGGGCATATCCTGCGCTCGCAGGATGGTGAGCGTTGGGAGCAGATTGTTGCTCCGGTCAATCGTTTGCTGACGGCCGTCAGTTTCGCTGACGAAAAGCAGGGCTGGGCGGTCGGTCACGATGCGTCCATTCTGCACACCACCGATGGTGGGGCGAGTTGGGAACTGCAGCATTTTGACCCGGACGGTCTGGGGCCTTTGCTTGACGTGTATTTCGAGAACGCCCAGCGTGGCTACGCCATCGGCGCTTTCGGCACATTCCTGGGCACCACGGACGGTGGCAAGACCTGGACAGCGGTTGACGCACCGGCGGTGGCCGATGCGGCCGTGCATCTGTATGCGATCACCAGGGCGCCGAGCGGTCGCTATCTGATGGTTGGTGAGATGGGCAGCATCTTCGCGACCGATGAAGAGGGGCAATGGGTGCAGCTGGATTCACCCTATGACGGCTCGTTCTACGATGTGCAAGCGCTGGGTGAAAAGGGTGTGCTGGCCGTTGGTATGCGTGGCAATGCCTATGTCACCAATGAGCTTGGTGTGGCCGACTGGCGGCGGATCGAGTCGGACACGCTGCTCGGCCTAACCAGCATCACGCCGGTTAGCTCCAAGCGTATGCTGATCACCGGCCTGAACCGCAGCATGTGGGTACTGGATGCTCCGGGGCGAATGACCCAGATCCGCGTATATGACCCGGAATCCTCCAACACCGGCTCGTTGAATGCCGCGGTGGTGCGTGACGGACAGGTCTATCTGGCCGGTGACCGAGGCATCCATGTGATGCCGTTGCCTGCCGAGGATCTTGCCTCGGTCAGTCAGCAGTAG
- a CDS encoding efflux RND transporter permease subunit — MHGDSHSKAAQLFVRYTEPLIFNKRWITLLVLTALTAFFGYHASKLRMDTGFEKQLPLGHPYMSVYQQYQREFGGANIVLLAVSQKSGEDIYTADFMQTLEQATRAVYYTEGMDRSRVSSLFTPNVRYMEVVESGFQGGNVVPSNFRPTPEMLDRVRSNVARSDVMGRLVANDQSAAMVVSELVERDPITGERLDYLDTAHKLEQVRHRFISPTKFEYVLKDDLGPLSAGTVVKTQYLDTRGLFSRFTSFEYETDDPDAEPLTVKQRQVEVREVENPDYNPNIDIAIIGFAKAVGDIADSAIEVFGFFGLTLILVWLLLSWYCGSLAVGFLPLACGVLAVVWELGMLHLFGFGLDPFAILMPFIVLAISTSHGIQITNFWLNEVADHGLDSFAASRATYRRLVIPGISALATNFIGFGTILLIPIGIIQEMAINAMFGLVAIVLCKKVLLPCLLSFAPLKDPKKFRDHQHRRDKMLDPMWRSLSVITLKPVAGVVLVGAVALYLWADHVSQDLKIGELHEGVPELRPDSRYNEDSRTITNAFAIGVDVVKIIAQSEADGCIDHNVMSRIDDFAWHMENVDGVQSTMSLAKTSRAVYNAYNENNPKWHVLPRQSGALVVTVQPFPSSTGLLNEDCSAIPIFVYSEDHKAETIDRIIAAANEFMDAQPENAPVKFALATGNVGVMAAANDVIRETEPTVLGWLFLGIGLCIFLTFRSFTGLVCVLVPLWLVSILSYAVMVYLEIGVKVSNLAVAAFAAGIGVDYGIYIYSVLEENVRNKGMALREAYRDTLNQTGKAVVITAATLSASVCTWFFSGLQFQIDMGILLTIMFLANAVAAVLMLPAFAAFLLRGPKNADGDSAAQPVPA; from the coding sequence GTGCACGGAGACTCGCATAGCAAGGCGGCACAACTGTTTGTGCGCTACACCGAGCCACTTATTTTCAACAAGCGTTGGATCACCTTGCTGGTGTTGACCGCGCTGACGGCATTTTTCGGTTATCACGCTTCCAAGTTGCGGATGGACACCGGCTTCGAAAAGCAGTTGCCGCTGGGCCACCCCTACATGAGCGTGTATCAGCAATACCAACGCGAGTTTGGCGGGGCCAATATCGTCTTGCTGGCGGTCAGTCAGAAAAGCGGCGAAGACATCTACACCGCAGACTTCATGCAAACGCTGGAGCAGGCCACCCGTGCGGTGTACTACACCGAAGGCATGGACCGCTCACGCGTCAGTTCATTGTTCACGCCGAACGTGCGTTATATGGAAGTCGTCGAATCCGGCTTCCAGGGCGGCAACGTTGTGCCGTCAAACTTCCGGCCAACCCCGGAAATGCTCGACCGCGTGCGTTCCAATGTGGCCCGTTCGGATGTCATGGGGCGGCTGGTCGCCAACGACCAGAGTGCCGCCATGGTGGTGTCCGAGCTGGTCGAACGCGACCCCATCACGGGCGAGCGCCTTGACTACCTGGACACCGCGCACAAGCTGGAGCAGGTGCGCCATCGCTTTATCTCGCCGACCAAATTCGAGTACGTCCTGAAAGACGACCTCGGTCCGTTGTCGGCCGGTACCGTGGTCAAGACCCAATATCTGGACACCCGTGGGCTGTTCAGTCGCTTCACCAGCTTTGAATATGAGACCGACGACCCGGATGCCGAGCCGTTGACGGTGAAGCAGCGTCAGGTCGAGGTGCGCGAAGTCGAAAACCCGGATTACAACCCGAATATCGACATCGCCATCATCGGTTTTGCCAAGGCGGTGGGAGATATTGCGGACAGCGCGATCGAGGTGTTTGGCTTCTTCGGTCTGACCCTGATTCTGGTCTGGCTGCTGCTGTCCTGGTACTGCGGCTCGCTGGCGGTGGGCTTCTTGCCGCTGGCCTGTGGTGTGCTGGCCGTGGTGTGGGAACTGGGCATGTTGCATCTGTTCGGCTTCGGGCTTGACCCGTTTGCGATTCTGATGCCATTTATCGTGCTTGCCATCAGTACCTCGCACGGCATCCAGATCACCAATTTCTGGCTGAACGAAGTGGCCGACCATGGGCTCGACAGCTTTGCCGCGTCGCGTGCCACCTATCGGCGTCTGGTGATTCCAGGCATTTCGGCACTGGCCACCAATTTCATCGGTTTTGGCACCATCTTGTTGATTCCGATCGGCATCATTCAGGAAATGGCCATCAATGCCATGTTCGGTCTGGTTGCCATCGTGCTGTGTAAGAAAGTCCTGCTGCCATGTCTGCTGTCGTTCGCGCCGCTCAAGGACCCGAAGAAATTCCGCGATCATCAGCACCGTCGCGACAAGATGCTCGACCCGATGTGGCGCAGCCTCTCCGTCATCACCCTGAAGCCGGTTGCGGGTGTGGTGCTGGTGGGCGCCGTTGCCCTGTATCTGTGGGCCGATCACGTGTCGCAGGATTTGAAGATCGGCGAACTGCATGAAGGTGTGCCGGAGCTGCGCCCGGACTCCCGTTACAACGAGGATTCACGCACCATCACCAATGCTTTTGCCATCGGTGTGGATGTGGTCAAAATCATCGCTCAGTCCGAGGCTGACGGTTGTATCGACCACAATGTGATGAGCCGCATCGACGATTTTGCCTGGCACATGGAAAACGTCGACGGCGTGCAGTCGACCATGTCGCTGGCCAAGACCTCGCGGGCGGTTTACAACGCCTACAACGAGAACAACCCCAAATGGCATGTGCTGCCGCGTCAGTCCGGTGCACTGGTTGTTACCGTGCAGCCGTTCCCCAGTTCCACGGGCCTGCTCAACGAAGATTGCAGTGCGATCCCGATCTTCGTGTACTCCGAGGACCACAAAGCAGAAACCATTGACCGCATCATTGCTGCAGCCAATGAGTTCATGGATGCCCAGCCTGAAAATGCGCCGGTGAAATTTGCCCTGGCCACCGGTAACGTTGGCGTGATGGCTGCGGCCAACGATGTCATCCGGGAAACCGAACCCACCGTGCTGGGCTGGCTGTTCCTGGGTATCGGCCTGTGTATTTTCCTGACCTTCCGCAGTTTCACCGGCTTGGTCTGCGTGCTGGTGCCGCTGTGGTTGGTTTCGATTCTGTCTTACGCCGTGATGGTGTATCTGGAAATCGGCGTGAAAGTGTCCAATCTGGCGGTGGCTGCATTTGCTGCGGGCATCGGTGTGGACTACGGCATTTACATCTATTCCGTGCTTGAGGAGAACGTACGCAACAAAGGCATGGCCTTGCGCGAAGCCTATCGCGACACCCTCAATCAGACCGGTAAGGCCGTGGTGATCACCGCGGCAACATTGTCGGCCAGTGTCTGCACCTGGTTTTTCTCCGGGCTGCAGTTCCAGATCGACATGGGCATCTTGCTGACCATCATGTTCCTGGCCAATGCCGTGGCTGCGGTGCTGATGCTGCCGGCCTTTGCTGCCTTCCTGCTGCGCGGCCCGAAAAATGCGGATGGTGACAGCGCAGCACAGCCTGTGCCTGCCTGA
- a CDS encoding DUF1302 domain-containing protein encodes MGKTWRVIALAMAGMPFGASAIEFNLSMFGETFSGVLNNTATFGYSWRIEEPEKDLIGKLNLDPDLCSGAFQFCQGLHRSQTHPAERLAQAPGQASVNLDDGNLNYNKWDITQAPLKISNDLKIEWGNFGIFARGIGIYDYVNYDFEEYHPNRVTPENAATTGVRDDPQTSNRYFSQVHGPGAVVRNDRDQRSAEQAALRYDILDLNFFGEVDLPGLNNVLFRVGKQTVNWGQSTVAVVNSVNQAQPVNANSLFRLGFGLLEELFVPVGMFRLSTQTLGGIDVEAYYQYEWEPIEIPTPGTFMSFIDVGTDNLVDHVNATFGGHEDPEGASTFLDNPLTLITPTTPTAELLPANKARDSGQYGVALKKYFYDLNNGTEFGLYFMNYHSKLPYASVFAANASCARREGNDLGIDAHNTLTLLQACDNLPVSRPEAQPALLAQLTTLALQNPGILVNDIGLDSLLSAPAALASLLVYNPNQPYSDTLALDSLKLQLEYPEDLKMFGFSFNTTFGEYSFQGEISHRPKLPLQVALVDLVFAGLAPTLTRCHDASLGCAGTTAGRGYDAQGNMITYDSSDFVDAEGNNPYPDTINLIVGSPPGSARSFPSFIEPYRQNTIGETDPNSYIQGWIEGKVNQYNLGATRVLGSSENWIGADQIILLYELAATHVLNMPKFSQLQIEGPYTAVTHASAGADGTGADGSQLACSSNPTCSFGADGLRFNPTQESRSAFADDFAWGYRVVGRISYESVLPGISVQPLFIWQHDIEGNSPGPAANFVEGRMALNLLLETRHDQGYSFTVSYNMFTGAGRHNVWRDRDNLGFFFKYQF; translated from the coding sequence ATGGGCAAGACGTGGCGTGTTATCGCACTAGCCATGGCGGGGATGCCGTTCGGTGCAAGTGCAATTGAATTCAATCTGTCGATGTTCGGCGAGACCTTTTCAGGGGTGCTCAACAACACGGCAACTTTTGGTTACAGCTGGCGTATCGAAGAGCCGGAAAAAGACCTCATCGGCAAGCTGAATCTGGACCCCGACCTGTGTTCGGGCGCCTTTCAGTTCTGTCAGGGCCTGCATCGTAGTCAAACACACCCGGCCGAGCGTTTGGCTCAGGCACCGGGGCAGGCTTCGGTCAACCTGGACGACGGTAATCTCAACTACAACAAGTGGGATATCACCCAGGCGCCGCTGAAGATCAGTAACGACCTCAAGATCGAGTGGGGCAATTTCGGGATTTTTGCCCGTGGTATCGGCATCTACGATTACGTCAACTACGATTTCGAGGAATATCACCCGAACCGGGTGACGCCGGAGAACGCCGCCACTACGGGGGTGCGTGACGACCCGCAAACCTCCAACCGCTATTTCTCCCAGGTTCATGGTCCGGGCGCCGTGGTGCGTAACGACCGTGATCAGCGCAGCGCCGAACAGGCTGCATTGCGCTACGACATCCTCGACCTCAATTTCTTCGGTGAAGTTGATCTGCCGGGGCTTAACAACGTTCTGTTCCGTGTGGGCAAGCAGACCGTGAACTGGGGCCAGAGCACGGTCGCAGTGGTCAACAGCGTGAACCAGGCTCAGCCGGTTAACGCCAACAGTCTTTTCCGTCTTGGTTTTGGTTTGCTTGAAGAGCTGTTCGTGCCGGTGGGTATGTTCCGGCTCAGCACCCAGACCCTCGGCGGCATTGATGTCGAAGCTTATTACCAGTACGAGTGGGAGCCGATTGAAATCCCAACGCCAGGGACCTTCATGTCATTTATTGACGTGGGCACCGACAACCTGGTCGACCATGTCAACGCCACTTTCGGTGGCCATGAAGATCCTGAAGGGGCTTCAACCTTCCTCGATAATCCGCTGACGTTGATCACGCCAACCACGCCGACCGCTGAATTGCTCCCGGCCAACAAGGCGCGGGACAGTGGCCAGTATGGTGTGGCACTGAAGAAGTACTTCTACGATCTGAACAACGGTACCGAGTTCGGTCTGTACTTCATGAACTATCACTCCAAGTTGCCGTATGCCAGCGTGTTCGCTGCCAATGCCAGCTGCGCACGTCGTGAAGGCAATGATTTGGGCATTGATGCGCACAACACGCTGACCCTGCTACAGGCCTGCGACAACCTGCCGGTGTCTCGTCCGGAAGCACAACCGGCTCTGTTGGCTCAATTGACCACGCTGGCCCTGCAGAATCCGGGCATTCTGGTTAATGACATTGGTCTGGATTCACTGCTTTCCGCACCAGCCGCATTGGCCAGCCTGCTGGTCTACAACCCGAATCAGCCGTACTCGGATACCTTGGCGCTGGATTCGCTCAAGCTTCAGCTGGAATATCCCGAAGATCTGAAGATGTTCGGCTTCAGCTTCAACACCACGTTTGGTGAGTACTCCTTCCAGGGCGAGATCTCGCACCGTCCGAAGTTGCCGCTGCAGGTTGCACTGGTCGATCTGGTGTTTGCCGGTCTGGCACCGACTCTGACCCGTTGTCATGACGCCAGTCTGGGTTGTGCTGGTACCACGGCGGGGCGTGGCTATGATGCGCAGGGCAACATGATCACCTACGACAGCAGCGACTTCGTCGATGCCGAGGGCAACAATCCGTACCCCGATACGATCAATCTGATCGTTGGTTCACCGCCGGGTTCAGCGCGTTCGTTCCCCAGTTTCATCGAGCCGTACCGCCAGAACACCATCGGCGAAACCGACCCCAACAGCTACATTCAAGGCTGGATCGAGGGCAAGGTTAACCAGTACAACCTGGGTGCAACCCGCGTACTGGGTTCGTCAGAAAACTGGATTGGCGCCGACCAGATCATTTTGCTCTACGAGTTGGCAGCCACGCATGTGTTGAACATGCCGAAGTTCAGTCAGCTACAGATCGAAGGGCCCTACACCGCGGTGACACACGCCAGTGCCGGTGCCGACGGGACTGGTGCTGATGGCTCGCAACTGGCGTGCTCAAGCAACCCGACCTGCAGTTTCGGTGCCGATGGTTTGCGTTTCAACCCGACCCAGGAATCGCGCAGCGCATTCGCTGATGATTTCGCATGGGGTTATCGTGTGGTGGGCCGCATCAGCTATGAATCCGTCCTGCCGGGCATCAGCGTTCAGCCGCTGTTCATCTGGCAGCATGACATCGAAGGCAACTCGCCGGGGCCGGCTGCAAACTTTGTAGAAGGTCGCATGGCGCTCAATCTGTTGCTGGAAACGCGTCATGACCAAGGCTATTCGTTCACGGTTTCGTACAACATGTTCACCGGCGCCGGGCGCCATAACGTGTGGCGTGATCGGGATAATCTTGGCTTCTTCTTCAAGTATCAGTTCTAA
- a CDS encoding DUF1329 domain-containing protein, whose product MKLRMLTLTTAACLVTAYPALAKVSPEEAAKLGKELTPVGAERAGNAAGTIPEWTPAEQRGALKGEFPSDPKIEAQQPLFTINAQNVGEYEASLTEGHKELMRRYPDTYKMKVYPTVRNVNLPERIQQETIKNATRAELEGVDNPRGAYLGFPFPIPKSGAEPIWNHRTKWRGNELIRYNNQMIVQQDGRFKVTKIVEDVKFYYANLELENPPELKPGVDFLRYLSATVAPPRVAGTYILVHEKAGFGAEGRAAWLYAPVLKRIRRAPAVCCDNPYEGTDGHQFYDQVDLYNGVLERFSWKLIGKREVYIPYNSYKIGKPPTTYEDIASPNHVNPELPRYELHRVWVVESVNKEDQRHTFAKRTIYLDEDSWNVVAIDNYDHEGKIMQFQEGHLVFNHNVLAASTSPEVIYHFNSGRYFTTAMMNEDQPYDQTVSFTDSHFEPNTVQKKASK is encoded by the coding sequence ATGAAGCTGAGAATGCTGACATTGACCACGGCGGCCTGCCTGGTCACCGCATATCCTGCCCTGGCCAAAGTGTCGCCGGAAGAAGCGGCCAAGCTGGGCAAAGAGCTGACCCCGGTGGGCGCAGAGCGTGCCGGCAATGCTGCGGGTACGATTCCGGAATGGACGCCGGCTGAGCAACGCGGCGCGCTCAAGGGTGAGTTCCCCAGTGACCCCAAGATTGAAGCGCAGCAGCCGCTGTTCACCATCAACGCTCAGAACGTTGGTGAGTACGAAGCCAGCCTGACCGAAGGCCACAAGGAACTGATGCGCCGTTACCCGGACACCTACAAAATGAAGGTGTATCCGACCGTGCGTAATGTGAATCTGCCGGAGCGTATTCAGCAGGAAACCATCAAGAACGCGACCCGTGCCGAGCTGGAAGGGGTTGATAACCCGCGTGGCGCATATCTGGGCTTTCCGTTTCCGATTCCGAAATCCGGTGCTGAGCCGATCTGGAATCACCGCACCAAATGGCGCGGCAATGAGCTGATTCGTTACAACAACCAGATGATTGTTCAGCAGGACGGTCGTTTCAAAGTCACCAAGATTGTCGAGGACGTGAAGTTCTACTACGCCAATCTGGAACTGGAAAACCCGCCAGAGCTGAAGCCTGGTGTGGACTTCCTGCGTTACCTGTCGGCCACCGTGGCACCACCGCGCGTTGCGGGTACCTACATTCTGGTGCATGAAAAAGCCGGTTTTGGCGCCGAAGGGCGTGCGGCCTGGTTGTATGCCCCGGTGCTCAAGCGTATTCGTCGCGCACCGGCGGTGTGCTGTGATAACCCTTATGAGGGCACCGATGGTCACCAGTTCTATGACCAGGTTGACCTCTACAACGGTGTACTTGAGCGTTTCAGCTGGAAGCTGATCGGTAAGCGTGAAGTCTACATTCCGTACAACTCGTACAAGATTGGCAAGCCGCCGACCACCTACGAAGACATCGCATCGCCGAACCACGTGAACCCGGAGCTACCGCGTTACGAGCTGCATCGCGTATGGGTGGTGGAGTCGGTGAACAAGGAAGATCAGCGTCATACCTTCGCCAAGCGCACGATCTACCTGGACGAAGATTCCTGGAATGTTGTGGCCATCGACAACTATGACCACGAAGGCAAGATCATGCAGTTCCAGGAAGGTCACCTGGTGTTCAACCACAACGTGCTGGCCGCAAGCACCTCGCCGGAAGTGATCTACCACTTCAACAGCGGGCGCTACTTCACCACCGCGATGATGAACGAGGACCAGCCGTACGACCAGACGGTGAGCTTCACTGATAGCCATTTCGAACCCAACACGGTTCAGAAGAAGGCATCGAAATAA
- a CDS encoding LuxR C-terminal-related transcriptional regulator codes for MRPESEIERSRLGVPDSVCSGQVGLAAFLAPAGYGKSTAMALWQDHLQAREQECCWLALRDKHRDPKALLLDLLQALREQLPAIDCSQTESHLRTATSYLIEPVMASLAYEIEAVGRRIFLFLDDLENLSTAAGRNIVALLIEHRPANLTLVLGSRDIRQFALSRYRLAGKIVEFGIKDLQFNAGEIRELLSQRFDIELPDTALLALARKTEGWPAALSLYAMGVNARGQTGTVIEDFVGASSELTDYLGEVLFTSLDEELQAFLLRAAVPEQFNADLLRHLVTEPDEVGRMLQRILDANLFLQRVDINTGEFRFHALCADFMRRRLKLENQTLYQDLISRTAEWCWSQGRIHEAIECARRAGEWDFMAQRMLECADEVVRSSAEFESFLAWTQALPDEVLNRYPELLLHQSWALGFSRKMPEAEAVLLRLQTLLPDLPAARAQDLERQLKMHNFVIAAIMDRAQDQIDEIRQWLDRYPDASDAERGQVLSTLSPAARNSNLLDQSLPPLEQAEERFRRCGADYSLSWVHNIRIAVLIKRGDFAAARLAGQRGLEEMSQALGEHSPPSGMSNCMLAYLAYEAGDLSAARAHIDSGLHAILDQGMVDSLYFAYLTQSYLAAEDGNLELAVSSLSDGESLGLSFGLPRLTTQLATRRVLRYLHADDQLAADAVIQARQLLDYPKDAFTRDRDNCADLIRAHQDLLCGKHAAAQERLKAMSKCAAQDGRMRMKAEYDFLLAIAVHAAGDANDAGRRFRQLLAEAAVQQRYRFMLHVGALGRGLIAEQLQVRQQAWSAGVEKDAADGILGELAQVLGLLDEEEGVASVDTAVEALTRREIDILKRAASSGLNNKKLAQALFVSEGTLKWHLHNIYNKLGTRNRAGAIAQAQRLGLLR; via the coding sequence ATGCGCCCGGAAAGTGAAATTGAACGTTCACGTCTGGGGGTGCCGGACTCTGTCTGCAGTGGGCAGGTCGGGCTGGCGGCATTTCTGGCACCAGCAGGTTATGGCAAGTCCACCGCCATGGCCTTGTGGCAAGATCATCTGCAAGCCAGGGAGCAGGAATGCTGCTGGTTGGCATTGCGCGACAAGCACCGTGATCCCAAAGCCTTGTTGCTGGATTTGTTGCAGGCGCTGCGTGAGCAATTGCCGGCCATCGATTGTTCGCAGACGGAAAGCCACCTGCGGACCGCAACCTCCTATCTGATCGAACCGGTCATGGCCAGTCTGGCCTACGAGATCGAGGCTGTAGGGCGGCGTATTTTCCTTTTCCTGGATGACTTGGAAAATCTCTCGACTGCAGCCGGGCGCAATATTGTCGCGCTGCTCATTGAACATCGGCCCGCCAATCTGACGCTGGTGCTGGGCAGCCGCGACATTCGCCAGTTCGCGTTGTCTCGCTACCGCTTGGCCGGCAAGATTGTGGAGTTCGGAATCAAGGATCTGCAATTCAATGCGGGCGAGATTCGTGAGCTGTTGAGTCAGCGTTTCGACATTGAGTTACCGGATACGGCGCTGCTTGCATTGGCGCGCAAGACCGAAGGTTGGCCTGCTGCACTGAGCCTTTACGCCATGGGCGTGAATGCGCGCGGGCAGACCGGCACGGTCATCGAGGATTTCGTAGGCGCATCCAGTGAACTAACGGATTACCTGGGCGAGGTGTTGTTCACCAGCCTGGATGAGGAGTTGCAGGCTTTTCTTCTGCGCGCTGCCGTGCCCGAACAGTTCAACGCAGACTTACTGCGCCATCTGGTGACGGAGCCCGACGAGGTCGGGCGTATGCTGCAACGAATACTGGATGCCAATCTGTTTCTGCAGCGTGTGGATATCAACACCGGCGAATTCCGTTTTCATGCGTTGTGTGCGGACTTCATGCGGCGGCGTTTGAAGTTGGAGAATCAGACGCTGTATCAAGATCTCATCAGCCGCACGGCCGAGTGGTGTTGGTCGCAAGGGCGTATCCATGAAGCCATCGAATGCGCCCGTCGGGCCGGTGAATGGGACTTCATGGCCCAGCGCATGCTCGAATGTGCCGACGAGGTGGTCCGTAGCAGCGCGGAGTTCGAATCATTTCTGGCCTGGACTCAGGCTTTGCCTGATGAGGTCCTGAATCGCTACCCCGAGTTGTTGCTGCATCAATCCTGGGCCCTGGGGTTCTCGCGCAAGATGCCCGAGGCCGAGGCGGTGTTGTTGCGGCTGCAAACGCTGCTGCCCGACCTGCCTGCGGCTCGCGCGCAAGATCTTGAGCGTCAGCTCAAGATGCACAACTTCGTGATTGCCGCGATCATGGACCGCGCACAGGATCAGATCGACGAGATTCGGCAATGGCTGGATCGCTATCCCGATGCCAGCGATGCAGAGCGTGGGCAAGTGCTGTCGACCTTGTCGCCTGCTGCACGCAACTCGAATTTGCTTGATCAGTCTTTGCCGCCTCTGGAACAGGCCGAGGAACGTTTTCGCCGCTGCGGCGCCGATTACTCGCTGTCCTGGGTGCACAATATCCGGATCGCCGTGCTGATCAAACGTGGTGATTTCGCGGCCGCTCGCCTGGCCGGGCAGCGTGGCCTTGAGGAGATGTCGCAGGCCTTGGGCGAGCATTCGCCGCCCTCCGGCATGAGCAACTGCATGCTGGCCTATCTCGCTTACGAAGCCGGTGACCTGTCGGCGGCGCGCGCCCACATCGACAGCGGCCTGCATGCCATTCTCGACCAGGGCATGGTCGACTCGCTGTATTTTGCCTATTTGACCCAGTCGTATCTGGCCGCAGAGGATGGCAATCTGGAGTTGGCCGTTTCCAGCCTGTCTGACGGCGAGTCGCTGGGTTTGTCGTTCGGCTTGCCTCGTCTGACCACACAGCTGGCCACGCGACGCGTGCTGCGTTATCTGCATGCCGATGATCAGCTGGCCGCAGATGCGGTGATTCAGGCGCGACAGCTGCTGGATTACCCCAAAGATGCGTTTACCCGCGATCGTGACAACTGTGCCGATCTGATCCGAGCTCATCAGGATCTTTTGTGTGGCAAGCATGCGGCGGCGCAGGAGCGCCTCAAGGCCATGTCAAAATGCGCAGCCCAGGACGGGCGGATGCGCATGAAAGCGGAATATGATTTTCTGCTGGCCATCGCCGTGCATGCCGCCGGGGATGCCAACGACGCCGGGCGTCGCTTCCGTCAGTTGCTGGCTGAGGCAGCGGTGCAGCAGCGCTACCGCTTCATGTTGCATGTCGGGGCGCTGGGCCGGGGGCTCATTGCCGAGCAGTTGCAGGTGCGCCAGCAGGCGTGGTCGGCAGGCGTGGAAAAGGACGCCGCCGATGGCATTCTTGGAGAGCTGGCTCAGGTGCTTGGGTTGCTTGATGAGGAGGAGGGCGTGGCCAGTGTGGATACCGCCGTTGAAGCCCTCACACGGCGTGAAATCGATATCCTCAAACGTGCGGCCAGCAGTGGCCTGAACAACAAGAAGCTGGCTCAGGCGCTGTTTGTGTCGGAAGGCACGCTGAAGTGGCACCTGCACAATATTTACAACAAACTCGGCACGCGCAATCGCGCTGGTGCGATCGCTCAGGCGCAACGTCTGGGCCTGCTGCGCTGA